Below is a genomic region from Fischerella sp. PCC 9605.
TGTGGTTTAAACGCTTTGTTTCTTTGGTACGCGATCGCCACCCGAGGACAGAAGTTTGCTAGAGAAGTAGTAACTTGCTTAGAAAATGCTCAATATTTGCGCGATCGCCTACAGCAAATCGGTTATAATCCCCTACTCAACGACTTTTCAATTACAGTTGCTTTCAAAAAGCCTCCAGCTAAGGTTTGCGACAAATGGCAACTTGCTATTGAAGGAAACTTAGCTCACGTTGTGGTCATGCAACATATTTCTACTCAAAAAATTAATGAGTTAATCGACGATTTATTGCAAGCTCAGGCTTGAGAATCATTAATATAAAGCTCATATTCTAAAAGGTATTAAAAATATGCCAGAAGAATCTTTTTTTTGGGACGCTCATTTCTATGATTGCTTCCATGCAGGTAAGCAGTACTTCTTTATGTCTGAACGTAAAGATGTATCTTTATGGTTAGAACTAGCCAGCAAGTATGGAGATCCAGTTCTGGAACTTGGCTGCGGTACTGGTAGAACCGCCATCCCTTTAGCTGAAGCAGGATTTCAGGTAACAGGTATTGATATCTCGGACTCAATGCTAGAGTTTGCTAGACAGAAGTCTTCCCAAGTGAACTGGGTTAAGGGTGATATGTGTAATTTTGAGTTAGACACACAATTTCCTCTAATTACACTGCCATACTTTACCTTCAACATATTACTCCAATTAGAGGAAGCAGAATCCTGTTTGGCTTGTGTAAGAAAACATCTCCAACCAGGGGGAAAATTTGCGATCGATCTTTTGAATCCCTACCCTAGATATCTAAATGATGTCGTCCATTTAGCCGGAAAAAGAATACTAGATTGTATTTTTCCAAATCCTCAGGGTGGTGGAAGTATCATTGCTACCTCTGCCCGAGAGTACAATGTAGAACATCAAATTGCTACTGAAAGATTGTTTTATCACATTCCAGGACAGGAAGAAGTTGTTGAAGACATCAAAATTCGATTATATTTTCCCCAAGAGATTGAGATGTTACTCAAATACAACGGGTTTAAAGTTGAAAGCAAGTTGGGTGATTACCAAGGTAATCCATTTACCCCAGAATCGCTCCAACAAATTTTAGTTTGTGAAGCGTGCTGATCGTTTCAAACTACAAATCACGTAGTTTACATGGGATGAAGTACCGTTAAATGCAACTTCTGTCTAACTTCTGCTTGTAGATACCGTTCCTGCAAAGGTTGCCACTGCTGCCACATCTGGTAGCGGTTTTCTGCTACTTTAGTAGCGATGGTAGGAAGTTGTGCGTGAAAATCTGACTCGAAGACATCTGCAAGCCACTCACCCAATACCGTGCTATCTTGTATAGAACCTAAAATATCTTGAATACTCTTTAGTTCCGCAACATAAGTTGTGTAAGTTTCACCATATAAGTCAGTAAATAATTCCATTTGGTAACGTATGCGTTTGGCTTGTTTCCGCAAACTATGAAGAATCTTGCCGTTAGTTGCTAATTCTTGTTCTACCTTTTCTGCTTCCCAATCTCGCAAGACGACAATTTCAGACTCCTTAACTTGGGTTCCCACCAACCAACCTGGATGCAGCAAGAAATGACTTACTTCAGGCAAAAGTAAATCTGGTAATACTTCTTGCATCGGCAAAGATGCCAGCGGTTGATAACTAGGTTCATCTAACCAATCTTTTAATGACTGTTTTATAGCTTTGTAACGCCCATCTTTTAATGTCGATCGCACATCTATCAGTGCATCTTCACGTTGTTTGCCTAAAGCATCCAAAGCTGTTCGCAGAGATTGCCGTTCTTTTTTAGGTATATCTGGTTGACAAAAGTTTTCCAAAGTTTCTTTTAGTACATCTAAATCTCGGAGATTGCCAAGGCGACGTGCGATTTTACCAACATTTTTATCGCTCACTACCTTCGGTAAATCCACAGCTGGGGCAAATCTACTCACAGCCGTGCGTAAACGACGCATTCCCACTCGCATTTGATGTAGCGCTTCTGGATCTTTATCTTTTTTAACTTCTGTTTCCCATTTTAAGGTTTTCTTGAAGTGTTTTTGAATTGCTGAGTAAGCGTATTGACCTAGATTTTCCACTTTAGATTTTGTAGCCAAGGTTATAGAATTTGATACACTTTTATAGATATTGCTATTGTTCATACTGATTGAATCATAGCATTAGTTAAAAGCTGGCACTGGTTCTCTGTAACTCATCTGTGCAGCACTAAGATTGCCAAATACTATCATAATTACCGATTATAATTTATAGAAATAAACAAAATTGTTATAGAGTAAACAAGTGTAACAATGATTTGAATGTTTATTTTTTTATTTTTAACCGATATTCTGTCAAATATTCAAATTATTTAATGTTTTTATGAAAACTGAATACTTGAGGAGTATTAAATCATACCTTTATAAAAACAGTGTTAAAATCGGATACCCATAGAGGCAATGTAAAATGAAAGACTCATGTTTGTTAAATCAAGTTTTGCTCACATTTACCGATAGTTTTATAGAACACCGGGAAGACCTATCGGCTGTAATGCTGACACCAGAAAAGCATTTGTGGTTTGGGTCAGATGAAACTTCCACTATTGAACGTCTTTCTTGGATTGATGCCAATAATTTTGGTGAACATAAACAATTTCATGTCAAAGAATTTATTGATTTACCTGCACCTGAAGACGAAGAAATTGATATTGAGGGTATCGAATATAGCGATCGCTATCTCTGGTTTGTTGGTTCCCATAGCTGGAAACGCAAAAAACCTAAACCAGATAAATCGGATGCGAAAAACATTAATAGGCTAACCCAAGTTAAATCAGAACCAAATCGATATATTCTGGGACGCATTCCCCTTGTTGACGGTGAACTGTGGAAAACTTGCCCCCACCCCGACAATGCAAATGTGCAGTTAGTTGCTGCTAAATTAGAAGTCACTCAGCAGGGGAACGTGCTGATAGAAGCTTTGGCAAACGACCCTCATTTAGGTTGTTTTATCAAAGCAGAAATCCCTGGTAAAGATAATGGCTTTGATATAGAAGGTATAGCAGTCTATCAAAACCGAATTATTCTTGGTTTGCGCGGCCCGGTATTGCGGGGTTGGGCTATGATGCTGGAAATAGAAGTAGAACTTTCTGAAACAGGACTGCTAACACTAAAGCCAATTGCAGAGGCAGGAAGTCTGTATAAAAAGCATTTTCTGTTCTTAAATGGCTTGGGAATTAGAGATTTGCATTTAGATGGAGAAGATTTGTTAATCTTAGCAGGGCCAACAATGGACTTAGATGGCCCAGTGCAAGTGTATCGATTATCAGGTGGCATTCACTTGCAAGAAGATGTTCTGTATTACCCAGAGTATTTACAAGATATTCCTTACGGAAATCGAAACGATCATGCTGAGGGCATAACACCATATCAAGATATAGCCGGGATGCCCTCGCTGTTAGTGGTTTATGACTCTCCTGCAAAAAATAGGTTAGTGGGTGAAGCTGGTGCGATCGCAGATATATTTAAGCTAGGCCAGTAGAGATTTATGGAGAAGTTGGTAGTTGGTAGTTGGTAGTTATTTGTTACAAACAACCAACAACAACCAACCAACAACAATATTTTAAATATTTGTAGAAATTGCTTGGACTGGACAAGTGGGAATACACTGCTCACAGACGATGCAACGCGATCGCGTAAATGTTAGTTTATAGCTTTCGGGATTTAGGGTTAAGGCTTCAGTCGGACAAACTCCAGTACACAAGCCGCAATCAACGCACAAGTCTTCATCTATGACTATTTCTCCTAGGGTGTGCGAAACACTGATATTCTGCGATCGCATCCACTCAATCGCAGCATCCAGCTGATCTATATCACCCGACAGTTCTACTACCAACTTGCCAATTTGGTTCGGTGCTACTTGGGCGCGGATAATATTAGCGGCGACGTTGAAATCTTTTGCCAGTCGGTAGGTAACTGGCATTTGAATGGCGCGTTTGGGAAAGGTGAGGGTAACTCGTTTTTTCACAGTTGGGGAAATGTTTTTGTATACGCCTTTTCTCTGTTTTAGCGTATGCAGGGATACTGATTGTAGAAAGGGTGTAAGGGGTTTTTCCTGATTTGACTTGGTGTCTTGGTGTCTTTGTGGTGAAAAAATAAATTTTCTTGAACCACCAAGACACTAAGACACAAAGAAAACTTATTGTTTGGGATTGCATCACCAAAGGTCTACACCCTTATACTCCTACACCTCTTTATCCTGCTGCCTTCTAAAATAAAACAGTAAACTGAAAGATAACAGTACTTAATAAGTTTTAATAAATCTGTTATGAGTACGGATTCACCTGTAAATTCTCCAGTCAAGTCGGAATCAACTGTTGGCGCGCGTGTCAGAAATTTTTTGATTGCAATGGTGGCGATCGCCCTTAGCGTTGCCCTAGTCTTGGGACTAAGAACCGAGACTAGCTCAGCTTCTCTGGCTAAATTAGCAGAACAATCTACACCCTTGGAAGTGGCAATGACCAACGGCAAGCCATCGCTTGTGGAATTTTATGCGGACTGGTGTACTGTTTGCCAGAAAATGGCACCGGATATTACCC
It encodes:
- a CDS encoding class I SAM-dependent DNA methyltransferase codes for the protein MPEESFFWDAHFYDCFHAGKQYFFMSERKDVSLWLELASKYGDPVLELGCGTGRTAIPLAEAGFQVTGIDISDSMLEFARQKSSQVNWVKGDMCNFELDTQFPLITLPYFTFNILLQLEEAESCLACVRKHLQPGGKFAIDLLNPYPRYLNDVVHLAGKRILDCIFPNPQGGGSIIATSAREYNVEHQIATERLFYHIPGQEEVVEDIKIRLYFPQEIEMLLKYNGFKVESKLGDYQGNPFTPESLQQILVCEAC
- a CDS encoding CHAD domain-containing protein, whose translation is MTLATKSKVENLGQYAYSAIQKHFKKTLKWETEVKKDKDPEALHQMRVGMRRLRTAVSRFAPAVDLPKVVSDKNVGKIARRLGNLRDLDVLKETLENFCQPDIPKKERQSLRTALDALGKQREDALIDVRSTLKDGRYKAIKQSLKDWLDEPSYQPLASLPMQEVLPDLLLPEVSHFLLHPGWLVGTQVKESEIVVLRDWEAEKVEQELATNGKILHSLRKQAKRIRYQMELFTDLYGETYTTYVAELKSIQDILGSIQDSTVLGEWLADVFESDFHAQLPTIATKVAENRYQMWQQWQPLQERYLQAEVRQKLHLTVLHPM
- a CDS encoding DUF3616 domain-containing protein, with translation MKDSCLLNQVLLTFTDSFIEHREDLSAVMLTPEKHLWFGSDETSTIERLSWIDANNFGEHKQFHVKEFIDLPAPEDEEIDIEGIEYSDRYLWFVGSHSWKRKKPKPDKSDAKNINRLTQVKSEPNRYILGRIPLVDGELWKTCPHPDNANVQLVAAKLEVTQQGNVLIEALANDPHLGCFIKAEIPGKDNGFDIEGIAVYQNRIILGLRGPVLRGWAMMLEIEVELSETGLLTLKPIAEAGSLYKKHFLFLNGLGIRDLHLDGEDLLILAGPTMDLDGPVQVYRLSGGIHLQEDVLYYPEYLQDIPYGNRNDHAEGITPYQDIAGMPSLLVVYDSPAKNRLVGEAGAIADIFKLGQ
- a CDS encoding NIL domain-containing protein, producing MKKRVTLTFPKRAIQMPVTYRLAKDFNVAANIIRAQVAPNQIGKLVVELSGDIDQLDAAIEWMRSQNISVSHTLGEIVIDEDLCVDCGLCTGVCPTEALTLNPESYKLTFTRSRCIVCEQCIPTCPVQAISTNI